In Camarhynchus parvulus chromosome Z, STF_HiC, whole genome shotgun sequence, a genomic segment contains:
- the CHD1 gene encoding chromodomain-helicase-DNA-binding protein 1 isoform X5, which produces MNGHSDEESVGNSSGESSRSDDDSGSASASGSGSSSGSSSDGSSSQSGSSDSDSGSDSGTQSESESDTSREKKQIQSKPPKVDGSEVNKFWKSSPSILAVQRSGVLKKQEQQKAASSDSVSEEDSSSSEDSGDDSSSETKKKTHKDEDWQMSGSGSMSGTGSDSESEEDREKSSCEESESDYEPKNKVKSRKPPTRIKPKSGKKNAGPKKRQLDSSEDDDEEEEDDDYDKRGSRRQATVNISYKEAEETKTDSDDLLEVCGEDVPQPEEDEFETIEKFMDSRVGRKGATGAATTIYAVEADGDPNAGFEKSKEPAEVQYLIKWKGWSHIHNTWETEETLKQQNVKGMKKLDNYKKKDQETKRWLKNASPEDVEYYNCQQELTDDLHKQYQIVERIIAHSNQKSAAGYPDYYCKWQGLPYSECSWEDGALIAKKFQARIDEYFSRNQSKTTPFKDCKVLKQRPRFVALKKQPSYIGGHESLELRDYQLNGLNWLAHSWCKGNSCILADEMGLGKTIQTISFLNYLFHEHQLYGPFLLVVPLSTLTSWQREIQTWAPQMNAVVYLGDITSRNMIRTHEWMHPQTKRLKFNILLTTYEILLKDKSFLGGLNWAFIGVDEAHRLKNDDSLLYKTLIDFRSNHRLLITGTPLQNSLKELWSLLHFIMPEKFSSWEEFEEEHGKGRECGYASLHKELEPFLLRRVKKDVEKSLPAKVEQILRMEMSALQKQYYKWILTRNYKALSKGSKGSTSGFLNIMMELKKCCNHCYLIKPPDDNEFYNKQEALQHLIRSSGKLILLDKLLIRLRERGNRVLIFSQMVRMLDILAEYLKYRQFPFQRLDGSIKGELRKQALDHFNAEGSEDFCFLLSTRAGGLGINLASADTVVIFDSDWNPQNDLQAQARAHRIGQKKQVNIYRLVTKGSVEEDILERAKKKMVLDHLVIQRMDTTGKTVLHTGSTPSSSTPFNKEELSAILKFGAEELFKEPEGEEQEPQEMDIDEILKRAETRENEPGPLTVGDELLSQFKVANFSNMDEDDIELEPERNSRNWEEIIPEVQRRRIEEEERQKELEEIYMLPRMRNCAKQISFNGSEGRRSRSRRYSGSDSDSISERKRPKKRGRPRTIPRENIKGFSDAEIRRFIKSYKKFGGPLERLDAVARDAELVDKSETDLRRLGELVHNGCIKALKDSSSGQERAGGRLGKVKGPTFRISGVQVNAKLVISHEEELAPLHKSIPSDPEERKRYVIPCHTKAAHFDIDWGKEDDSNLLIGIYEYGYGSWEMIKMDPDLSLTQKILPDDPDKKPQAKQLQTRADYLIKLLNKDLARKEAQRLAGAGNSKRRKTRTKKNKVLKPAKLKEEIKSDSSPQPSEKSDEDDDENNKDEIVSVKHLHKKFKAEKENEEKPEPDTVIKKEAEEKRETKEKENKRDLKREKKEKEDKKELKEKDIKEKRENKVKESTQKEKEVKEEKVTRFTYFT; this is translated from the exons TTTTGGAAGTCTAGTCCAAGTATACTTGCCGTGCAAAGATCAGGAGTACTCAAGAAGCAGGAACAACAAAAGGCAGCCTCATCAGACAGTGTTTCAGAAGAG gaCTCCTCAAGTAGTGAAGATTCAGGAGATGACTCATCCAgtgaaaccaagaaaaaaacacataaaga TGAAGACTGGCAAATGTCAGGATCAGGGTCAATGTCGGGAACAGGTTCAGATTCTGAATCGGAGGAAGAcagggagaaaagcagctgtgagGAGAGTGAATCTGACTATGAGCCAAAAAACAAGGTCAAAAGCCGTAAACCTCCAACCAG AATTAAGCCCAAAAGTGGGAAAAAGAATGCAGGACCAAAAAAGAGGCAACTTGATTCTTCagaggatgatgatgaggaggaggaggatgatgattATGATAAGAGGGGATCTCGTCGTCAGGCGACAGTCAACATTAGTTACAAGGAAGCTGAAGAAACCAAGACAGATTCTGATGATTTGCTAGAAGTTTGTGGAGAAGACGTTCCACAACCTGAAGAAGATGAATTTGAAACTATAGAGAAATTTATGGATAGTCGAGTTGGCCGTAAAGGag CCACAGGTGCTGCAACCACAATATATGCAGTTGAGGCCGACGGTGACCCAAATGCTGGGTTTGAAAAATCAAAGGAGCCGGCAGAAGTACAGTATCTTATTAAATGGAAAGGTTGGTCGCACATCCACAACACTTGGGAAACTGAGGAAACACTGAAGCAACAAAATGTTAAAGGAATGAAGAAACTGGACAATTACAAGAAAAAGGATCAGGAAACAAAACGATg gctgaaaaacGCTTCTCCAGAAGATGTGGAATATTACAACTGCCAGCAGGAGCTTACAGATGATCTACATAAACAATACCAGATAGTGGAAAGAATAATTG CTCATTCAAATCAGAAATCAGCTGCTGGTTATCCAGACTACTATTGTAAGTGGCAGGGTCTGCCTTATTCTGAATGTAGCTGGGAAGATGGAGCTCTCATTGCCAAAAAGTTTCAGGCACGCATTGATGAATACTTCAGCAGAAATCAATCCAAGACCACTCCCTTTAAAGATTGCAAG GTTCTAAAACAAAGGCCACGATTTGTTGCACTAAAAAAACAACCGTCTTACATTGGAGGACACGAAAGTTTAGAGTTAAGAGATTATCAGTTAAATGGGTTGAATTGGCTTGCTCACTCATGGTGCAA agggaACAGCTGTATTCTTGCAGATGAAATGGGTCTAGGTAAAACAATacaaacaatttcttttctgaactATCTGTTTCACGAACATCAATTGTATGGGCCTTTCTTGTTGGTTGTGCCACTTTCTACCTTGACATCTTGGCAAAGAGAGATTCAAACCTGGGCTCCTCAGATGAATGCTGTAGTTTACTTAGGAGATATAACTAGTAGAAATATG ATAAGAACTCATGAATGGATGCATCCACAGACCAAACGATTGAAATTTAACATACTCTTAACAACATATGAAATTTTGCTAAAGGATAAG TCATTCCTTGGTGGTCTGAATTGGGCATTCATAGGAGTTGATGAAGCTCATCGTTTAAAAAATGATGACTCTCTTCTGTACAAAACTTTAATAGACTTTAGGTCTAACCATCGTCTTCTTATTACTGGAACACCTCTGCAAAACTCTCTCAAAGAGCTTTGGTCTTTACTCCACTTCATCATGCCAgaaaa GTTTTCTTCATGGGAAGAATTTGAAGAGGAGCATGGTAAAGGGAGAGAGTGTGGTTATGCAAGTCTTCACAAAGAACTTGAACCATTTCTGCTGAGAAGAGTTAAAAAAGATGTAGAAAAGTCCTTACCTGCTAAAGTTGAGCAAATTCTGAGGATGGAAATGAGTGCATTGCAGAAGCAATACTACAA gTGGATTTTAACCAGGAATTATAAAGCCCTTAGCAAAGGATCAAAAGGCAGTACCTCAGGCTTTTTGAACATCATGATGGAACTCAAGAAGTGTTGCAACCATTGCTACCTCATTAAACCGCCAGATGATAATGAATTCTATAATAAACAGGAGGCCTTACAG CATTTAATACGTAGCAGTGGGAAGCTGATCCTTCTTGACAAGCTACTGATTCGTCTGCGAGAACGTGGCAACAGAGTCCTAATTTTCTCACAGATGGTAAGGATGCTGGACATCCTTGCAGAATATCTGAAATATCGTCAATTTCCATTTCAG AGACTTGATGGATCAATAAAAGGGGAATTGAGGAAACAAGCACTGGATCATTTTAATGCAGAAGGATCAGAG GACTTCTGCTTTTTACTGTCTACCAGAGCTGGAGGATTAGGTATCAACTTGGCATCTGCTGATACGGTGGTTATATTTGATTCTGACTGGAATCCACAGAACGATCTGCAAGCACAGGCTAGAGCACATAGAATTGGACAGAAGAAACAG GTTAATATTTATCGACTAGTCACAAAAGGATCGGTAGAAGAAGATATTCTTGAACGAGCCAAGAAAAAGATGGTTTTAGATCATTTAGTAATTCAGAGAATGGACACTACAGGGAAAACTGTGTTACATACAGGCTCTACTCCTTCAAG CTCAACACCTTTTAACAAGGAGGAGTTGTCAGCAATTTTAAAGTTTGGTGCTGAGGAACTTTTTAAAGAACCTGAAGGGGAAGAACAGGAGCCTCAA GAAATGGATATAGATGAAATATTGAAGAGGGCTGAAACTCGGGAAAATGAGCCAGGTCCATTAACTGTAGGAGATGAGTTGCTTTCGCAGTTCAAG GTGGCCAACTTCTCCAATATGGATGAAGATGATATTGAGTTGGAGCCAGAAAGAAATTCAagaaattgggaagaaatcATTCCAGAGGTCCAGAGGCGAAGAAtagaagaggaggaaagacaaaaagaacTTGAAGAAATATACATGCTTCCAAGAATGAGAAACTGTGCAAAACAG ATTAGCTTCAATGGCAGCGAAGGGAGACGCAGTAGGAGTAGAAGATACTCTGGATCTGATAGTGACTCcatctcagaaagaaaaaggccaaaaaaacgTGGAAGACCACGAACTATTCCTCGAGAAAATATTAAAGGATTTAGTGATGCAGAGATAAGGCG GTTTATCAAGAGTTACAAGAAATTTGGTGGCCCTCTTGAGAG gtTAGATGCTGTAGCTAGAGATGCTGAGCTTGTTGATAAATCAGAGACAGACCTCAGACGTTTGGGAGAGCTTGTACATAATGGATGCATTAAAGCCTTAAAGGACAGTTCATCTGGACAAGAAAGAGCAG GAGGTAGACTTGGGAAGGTTAAAGGCCCAACATTCCGAATCTCAGGAGTGCAAGTAAATGCAAAGTTAGTCATCTCTCATGAAGAAGAGTTGGCACCATTGCACAAATCCATTCCTTCAGatccagaagaaagaaaaag ATATGTCATCCCATGCCACACTAAGGCTGCTCATTTTGATATAGACTGGGGTAAGGAAGATGACTCCAATTTGTTGATAGGCATCTATGAATATGGTTATGGCAGCTGGGAAATGATAAAAATGGATCCTGATCTCAGTTTGACACAGAAG ATTTTGCCTGATGATCCAGATAAGAAACCCCAGGCAAAGCAGTTACAGACCCGTGCGGACTACCTCATTAAATTACTGAATAAAGACCTTGCAAGGAAGGAAGCACAAAGGCTTGCTGGAGCA GGCAATTCAAAGAGGCGGAAAACAAGAACTAAGAAGAATAAGGTGTTAAAGcctgcaaaattaaaagaagaaataaaaagtgattCTTCACCACAACCCTCAGAAAAAtctgatgaagatgatgatgagaATAACAAG GATGAGATTGTTTCAGTGAAACATCTgcataaaaaatttaaagcagaaaaagaaaatgaagaaaagcctGAGCCAGATACTGTTATAAAGaaggaagctgaagaaaaaagagagacaaaagaaaaggaaaataagagggatttgaaaagggagaaaaaagaaaaagaggataagaaagaattaaaagaaaaggatattaaagaaaagagagaaaacaaagtaaaagaatccacacagaaagaaaaagaagtaaaggAAGAGAAGGTAACTAGGTTTACTTATTTTACATAG